The nucleotide sequence ACTATCCTGATAGCGTGGCGGGTAACTTTTACAACTGGGGTTACGGCCCGGCCTTTACCGTGACGCATGAGGATGGTGTATGGGACCAGAACCCGTCCTTCTCATTCGACAACGAGACTGTCTATCTCAAGGGATGGCACATCCACGCCCCGGCAGATCATTCCGTGGGAGGAGATCGGTCCAAGGCGGAGCTGCATCTCGTCCACGTTGACGCCAAAGGCCACGAGCGAGCCGTCTTAGCCATCCGCCTCGACCCGGGTAATCGGGACAACCAGTTTCTAGCCCAGCTGCCGTCCATGATCGGCTTCAACGAGACGGATATCACGGAACCGGCAGAGCTGAACCATCGGCTGGCGCTCGAGAGCGTGCTTTACTTTAACGAGTTCTGGACCTACCAGGGCAGCCTGACGAGTCCCCCCTGCCACGAGGGCATCCGGTGGTTCGTGGCCAGGCAAATCATGTTTACGGGCGTGCAGCAGATGAGGGACATTCTGGGGGCGAGCACGTACAGCGCCCGTGCCGAGCAGGAGGTTTGGCTGCACAGGATCAACGAGTGAGGCGCGCAATTCAGGAGGATTATTGAGTGATGATCTTATCGGACAAAAAGTTCCAGAAAACGTCACTTACGTAAAGCAGAAACGATACTAGACGAGACATGTGGGAGATGATGCAGTCAGTGCGTGAGGCTTAAGCCACCATCGGGAACAGCAAACCACATTCGATTCAAGGAGCAGGATAGTAAATGCCAATtcagttgatgatgatggcttcaaaaTGTTCATTAGTCTATCATTATTGTACATACGCTCTCTATATCTAGTTGTTCGCTTTAAAAAAAATCACGAAAAAACAACTCCCTTAAACCTGTAACCGGTTCAGAGGGTAGCTCTTGTTGCTCGCATCCAGGAaagtcttcttcttgtcctggtGGAAACCGTCGTGCAGGCGGTTCACAAACGCCTCGAGGATCGCCTGGTGAAGGTCGCCAACGGGGTAATCCTTGTGGAACCAGTGATGCCTCACAAAGACACCTCCGCAAGTCTTGTCGCCAATGTACGGGGCACCGTTGCCGTCCATGCAGGGGATAGGTCGAAGCTCCTCGTCAGAGTCGTAGTCGTAGCGAACGTAGTTTGCGAAAGCAGCCTGTTCGTGCGCCCAATCCTTTGCCCACTTCTTGCATCCGTCGTACTTCTTCTCGGTGGGACAGGCCTCCCAGTTGGTGAAGAGTTCCTGGGTGCGCTCGCTCTGCcgggcgacgacgaagccGGTGTTCCACATGGGCTTGCCCTTGTGGTCGCGGTTGCGGGGGGAGTCGGGGTCActggccatggcgacgaggGTATTTTCGGTGATGTTCCAGAGGGACATGAGCCACTCGAAGGGCATGTGGGGGTACATGAAGACggcgtcggcgtcgaggaagacgacaaaCTCGTGCGTCTTGAGGGCTTCCTGGATCATGGGCACCTTGACCCATGTGCCGTGTCGGTCAGAGTAGTTAGGGGCTCGAATGAATCGATAGTCGTAGCCGTGAATCATGGCTGATGCTGTCAGTGAGAGGGTTCTTGAGTGAATTGAGGCGACATACCATAGAGGTAGTGATTCATCATTCCACCAGTTCGTCCAACCATCTCCTTGGGGTTCAACTTGGACGTGTTCATCATAGCACCGACTCCCTCATCCACGCGAGTGTCGACATCGAGAatgagcagcttcttgccgAGCGGCTTCCTCCATCGGTAGTTGTCCTTGGCAATCTCGTAGTTGTACCCCTCCTTGGAAACAAACTTTGTCTCATTAAGATCGTGCAGAAAAGGCTTCCACAGCGCGTGCATCAATCCTGACATGTCATCCGGGGCTGGGACCGGGGCGGTCTTTTGAGGCGGCTGCTCTGAAGCTGGGTCCTTGAATGTTCTGCGGATGAAGCTGTCAATGGGTGCACTGAtgtcttgatgatggggtCAAACTTACGGTAGagcctcgatggcttcggcAAAGTAGAAACCCCACATGTGAATCGCCAAGCCGAAAAGAACCAGCAGGCCCATGGCGATGAAGACGCCTTTCCGCCGATTGAGCCGGCTGAGGAAcacctcgtccatcatcatcttcatctcgacggtggtggtggcttgAAGGCCGTCTGCTGCAAGTGTCGATCGGTCGGAGAAAACAATgtcttgaagaagaaaaggaatGGGCGTATTAAATGCGCGGTGGCTAAAAAAACGAGTGTGTGTGAGAGGTTCCAGAAAAGACGGGACAAGAAACTGGAGAGAGCTGGGCGGCCGACAAGCTTTTTGTATAAATGTCACATCATGCAGGAGATTGGCAATCGAGCTCGGCTTTCAGCAGAGAAAAGGACCAACAGCGTGTCCCTCATCGGCACGCACACAGTGACTGAACGGACTGGACTGGGTGGCTCACCACCATGGCACCACCGCATCAACCGTATACGAGGTGGGTCTGACAGGTCTGTTGCCACGCAGGGATTGGATGCTCCGTAGAGTCTCTTCACATGCGAGATGGCCCAGACCCGTCCCTGGCCAAATCTTCTGATTCCCGGACTCCCGATCCGCCTTTCGGACGCTAGATTCGTCTAGCAAAATGCTTGATGGGCCCCCTGGACAGATACGGAACGGACCAAGTACCCGCCGCCTGCAGCCTTGAAAAATTGGCTCTTTGAAGATCTCTTGTCATGAGCTTGTTTATCGTTTCCGCTCTGGATGCAGGCCAAGAGAGGGTTCCAGCATGTCGGTTTACAATGCTTGTTTACGCTGTGCAGCCTGTGCTACAACTTGGCAAATGCTTACCTTGCTTGGAGAACATGTCTTGGGATGCACGTGCTGGATCGGGCTATTAATAGCGTCGATATTTGCCCATCAGCTTGCCTTGACTCGACCCATTAACACGACCTTTTTACGCCTGGGCCCATCACATCAGACAGCCACAAACCCGCCGGAATAAGCTAGACTACGGGCTCTCCATCTAGAAGTTAAGCCGCAGCCACAGAACACACCGAGCAAATGCCTAAAATTAATTTGCCCATGATCAACGTTGCATCAGATCAGTACGAGGCACGAAACGTTGGATGTAGACTCCCACAGCAGGGTTACTCACATCCTCTATAGTCCATTGGCTGCGCTTCTACGAGGACCTCCCATGTTCATCACCTATAAAGACCCTGGCGATAGCTCCACAAGGCTGTGTGCTGTCCTGTTTCATCTGGCCTCGATACGGTCGCTTTCGCCCTTTCACTCACAGCCAACGTTCCTCATTGCAATCTGCTAGCGCCGAAACCACTGCCAGCTCttcacaaccaacaacccgGAGTTGCGGATAAAGACAATGCTCCGATGCAGATTGCTTGTCAGAAAACGCCATCATTGGCGTCTTCAAGCCACCAACTGACTCGCCCTGACGACTCCCTCCTGCATTAAATTGCTGCAGCTttcaaccaacaacaccttaggcatccatccatccatcggcCACTTCCAAGAAGACCCTCCGCAACAGAAACGCCGTCTGAGCGTTCCCATTCAGGCTTCCTGTGCGACCGTTTCACCTGGCCGAGATGACAGCGCAGAATGCGCCCCGTTTCGACACCAACGCACCCCACCGGCAACAAAAGGACCACTAGCGAGCATCGAAAAGGGACTGTGGCATTGGCTGCACCGTTTAGACGGGAACACggctattaataataacgCCGTCCCGGGCGCTAACAGTGGCTTTTTATGCATCCGTTGCAGTCAATCACCAGTTGCCTCCATACAAAAGGGGTACTCACTGCCCCCTGATTTCATGACAGAggcctcttctcctttttgCGAATTGAAACAAGCGCCGAAACTTTAAAATTTTTGCTCCTTGATGCGTCTCTTGTTGGATCCTCTCGCTTTCGCTAACCTGCGCTTTTCACAGAGTGGAACTCGACAAATCGGGCACTGACTGCGTTTCTGTCAACTGTCAGAAATCTGTTTTCTCCCCATGTCATATAAGCCCGAAGATGGTTGTGTTTGCCGATCTCACTCTACCGTTACGGCTGGCCTGTTGCGTCTTCTACGACATGTCCAATAGAAATGGTGGCAGCCTAATCGAGCGTTAAACGTAAAAGCTTCGTCTGTAGGCGTACGTACCCTGTACGACGCGTCACTTTTTCTCCCCAAAGCGACGGGAGGTGTCATGCCTCGAATAATGAGTATCATCATTTGATCGAGATCGAGACGTTTTgttggttggtgttgctgcaACTCTTACTTCCGGTCAGCCACTGCATCACACGACTGAGTTCATCCACATGTAAATGCACCTTCGTGGCACAAACGCTCAAACAAAACATGACTGTGGTATCAGGAGAAAGGGGGAGGGAATATTTTATTGGCCGAGACATCACAACTGCATCTAGGAAAAGGGAGACAGGGAATCCATTTATGGAACCAAAGTGCGACGGCTTCCTCACACGAGCTGTGTATCCCGTTTCATCGGAGACTACCCTGAGTCGTTGTTTtaagcttcttcttggacctAATGCGAACATCAAGTATGTCCCGTGCCTTGGGAGTGCTGTCTTGGAATGCCTCCACGAACCTCAGGTCCCTGGGGCTCTTACAAGGCCAGTCAAAGCCACCATCTACCGGCTCGCCTGCCGGAGAACCACAAAAGAAACAGCAGCACGCTCTGCATATGTCCCCGTGAatcctttcttcttcgtgTACGGCCACCTGATGATCGTCTGTCAGAACGCTCGACTCTTTGAAGGACTCCAGCCGCTGGCGCCACCGCATTGTAAAACCTGTTTGCCACTAAGGGATGAAGCATCACTCTCAA is from Fusarium keratoplasticum isolate Fu6.1 chromosome 11, whole genome shotgun sequence and encodes:
- a CDS encoding Alpha-carbonic anhydrase domain-containing protein; the encoded protein is MRGLHLLATAVHVTGTLSCALHENHQQLVNRKRHVSPRAAPGDTDWAYEASFNWGRLNPDYALCQTGTQQSPIALSLNNGLSLNHIPEFNYPDSVAGNFYNWGYGPAFTVTHEDGVWDQNPSFSFDNETVYLKGWHIHAPADHSVGGDRSKAELHLVHVDAKGHERAVLAIRLDPGNRDNQFLAQLPSMIGFNETDITEPAELNHRLALESVLYFNEFWTYQGSLTSPPCHEGIRWFVARQIMFTGVQQMRDILGASTYSARAEQEVWLHRINE
- a CDS encoding Nucleotid-trans domain-containing protein, with amino-acid sequence MKMMMDEVFLSRLNRRKGVFIAMGLLVLFGLAIHMWGFYFAEAIEALPTFKDPASEQPPQKTAPVPAPDDMSGLMHALWKPFLHDLNETKFVSKEGYNYEIAKDNYRWRKPLGKKLLILDVDTRVDEGVGAMMNTSKLNPKEMVGRTGGMMNHYLYAMIHGYDYRFIRAPNYSDRHGTWVKVPMIQEALKTHEFVVFLDADAVFMYPHMPFEWLMSLWNITENTLVAMASDPDSPRNRDHKGKPMWNTGFVVARQSERTQELFTNWEACPTEKKYDGCKKWAKDWAHEQAAFANYVRYDYDSDEELRPIPCMDGNGAPYIGDKTCGGVFVRHHWFHKDYPVGDLHQAILEAFVNRLHDGFHQDKKKTFLDASNKSYPLNRLQV